Proteins from one Fragaria vesca subsp. vesca linkage group LG6, FraVesHawaii_1.0, whole genome shotgun sequence genomic window:
- the LOC101292228 gene encoding pentatricopeptide repeat-containing protein At1g80270, mitochondrial-like, with protein MWALRRVSLPLRKQGFSVGTSRACCANLELPITYIQDKSFFLESPQLGSDGFLPSKRLYTTNVLSKFSVDRCSLSSQAGTESSGEEDDLEDGFSKLETPPTAEVVQASNANDENEDELVSGPEISDDEADIEPSQNELELSEIETDLNDKLSPRRRDVSALFKAILEFPGFSVHSALDKWVKEGNDLSRAEISLTKINLRRRRMFGRALQLSEWLEAHKQIEFSERDYASRLDLIAKVYGLWKAEKYVEMIPQSFRGEKIYRTLLVNCVGANNLKKAEEIFNKMKDLEFPFTSFTCNQLLLLYKRLDKKKIADVLLFMEKENVKPTAFTYKLLIATKGESNDIAGMEQVYGTMKSEGIEPDITVKAVMAKHYASGGLKEKAEAVLKEMEGGNLKENRWACRALLPLYAELGQVDEVGRVWNVCMPKPWVEECMAAIEAWGKLNKIEEAEAVFDKMLKTWKRLSSRQYAVLLQVYTNHKMIEKGKDLVKRMVDNNCEVDPLIWDALVKLYVEIGEVEKADSILRKAAEKNHKKPMFSSYMALMDQYSKRGDIHNSEKIFYRMRRDGYTARLRQFQSLVQAYINAKAPAYGLWERMKSDNFFPNKALLGQLSQVDPFKKTAVSDLLD; from the exons ATGTGGGCTCTTCGTCGTGTATCTCTTCCTCTCAG GAAGCAAGGATTCAGCGTTGGAACTTCCCGTGCTTGTTGTGCTAATTTGGAGCTACCGATTACTTACATACAAGACAAGTCTTTCTTCCTTGAGTCTCCTCAGTTGGGATCTGATGGATTTCTGCCTTCGAAGAGATTATACACAACAAATGTTTTGTCAAAGTTTTCTGTAGATAGATGCAGCCTTTCTTCACAAGCTGGTACAGAAAGCAGTGGAGAGGAAGATGACTTGGAAGATGGGTTTTCCAAACTTGAAACGCCTCCTACTGCTGAGGTAGTTCAAGCGAGCAATGCAAATGATGAAAATGAAGATGAATTAGTATCTGGACCAGAAATCTCTGATGATGAAGCAGACATTGAGCCTTCTCAAAATGAGCTGGAGTTATCAGAGATTGAGACCGATCTAAATGATAAACTGTCACCAAGGAGAAGGGATGTTTCAGCACTTTTCAAAGCCATCTTAGAATTTCCGGGTTTTTCTGTTCATAGTGCTCTGGATAAGTGGGTTAAAGAAGGAAATGATTTAAGCAGGGCAGAGATCTCATTAACCAAGATAAACTTGCGCAGGCGTCGAATGTTTGGGAGGGCATTGCAG CTCTCAGAGTGGTTGGAGGCACATAAGCAGATTGAATTTTCTGAAAGAGATTATGCATCTCGTCTAGACTTAATTGCCAAAGTATATGGCCTCTGGAAGGCAGAGAAGTATGTTGAGATGATCCCACAATCCTTTAGAGGTGAAAAAATCTACCGAACTCTGTTGGTTAACTGCGTTGGTGCCAACAATTTGAAGAAAGCCGAGGAGATTTTCAACAAAATGAAGGATCTAGAATTCCCATTTACCTCATTTACTTGCAACCAGTTGCTCCTTCTTTACAAGAGGCTTGACAAGAAGAAAATAGCAGATGTCTTGCTTTTTATGGAGAAAGAAAATGTGAAGCCGACTGCCTTCACTTATAAGCTATTAATAGCTACTAAAGGCGAATCCAATGACATAGCTGGAATGGAACAAGTTTACGGAACAATGAAGAGTGAAGGCATTGAACCAGACATTACTGTTAAAGCTGTCATGGCTAAGCATTATGCCTCTGGCGGACTGAAAGAAAAAGCTGAGGCTGTTTTGAAGGAGATGGAAGGGGGTAACTTAAAGGAGAACCGCTGGGCTTGCCGAGCTTTGCTGCCCCTTTATGCAGAGCTGGGTCAGGTTGATGAAGTGGGGAGAGTTTGGAATGTTTGCATGCCAAAACCTTGGGTTGAAGAATGCATGGCTGCAATCGAAGCTTGGGGAAAGTTAAATAAAATTGAAGAAGCTGAGGCAGTTTTTGATAAGATGTTGAAAACCTGGAAGAGGCTTTCTTCCAGGCAGTATGCTGTTCTTTTGCAGGTTTATACAAACCATAAGATGATTGAGAAGGGCAAAGATCTTGTTAAGCGTATGGTAGATAACAATTGTGAGGTTGACCCATTAATTTGGGATGCACTTGTAAAACTCTATGTGGAAATTGGAGAGGTTGAAAAGGCTGACTCAATTTTGCGGAAGGCTGCTGAGAAGAACCATAAGAAGCCAATGTTCAGTTCTTATATGGCTCTTATGGATCAATATTCAAAGAGGGGTGATATTCATAACTCAGAAAAGATATTTTATAGGATGAGACGGGACGGTTACACAGCTCGACTTCGTCAGTTCCAATCACTTGTCCAGGCCTATATAAATGCAAAGGCTCCAGCCTACGGACTCTGGGAGAGAATGAAGTCAGATAATTTCTTCCCCAACAAAGCTCTGCTTGGGCAGCTCTCACAAGTCGATCCATTTAAGAAGACAGCAGTGTCTGATCTGCTTGATTGA